A region of Piscinibacter gummiphilus DNA encodes the following proteins:
- a CDS encoding xanthine dehydrogenase family protein molybdopterin-binding subunit codes for MRRRSLLLGAATATGALVVGWGALPPRSRLGKSARQPAADGTIALNGWLRIAPDGLVHLVMPRSEMGQGIHTALSMLVAEELDVPLSMVRLDPAGPDRIHGNVALLVASLPLHPSSVDTEAPDLTVRGSRWIVSKLGTELGLVVTGGSSSVADAWDVLRLAAATARAQLLGAASLQWKLPVDDLEIERGIISHGSGPAAHFGEFARAAAATPATGVTLKPRKNWSLIGTSAPRTDLPSKVDGSAVFGLDVRLPGMVYAAVQHAPMLDGSPGRLDTAAALRAPGVERVVRLGRYAGSHEAVAVVGRSFWHARRGLQALDTEWRAPPAAGPDTTRIMATLEQQARDGGGFTFHRRGDAAAAHAAALKRLEAVYSAPYLAHAAMEPINCTARVADGRVEVWAPTQFPTAARAVAARVAGVAEEAVTLHVTYLGGGFGRRLDVDFVGQAVRVAVETNGRPVQLTWPREEDITHDFYRPAAVAVLRGGLDADGQVAALSITSAGDAITPRWLGRTVPALALADTPDRSNSEGLFDLPYGIGHQHMAHVATFSGVPVGYWRSVGHSHNAFFSEGFVDELAHAAGRDPLAFRLALLEHAPRHAAVLKLAAEKAGWGTPLPAGRARGVALHESFGSIVAQVVEVVLADGKPRATRVVCAADVGTVVNPGIVAQQMEGAIVFGLCAALHQRIDIEGGVVKQTNFHDYRLLTLAESPRIETWLVASERAPGGVGEPGVPPVAPAVANALFALTGRRLRSLPLVA; via the coding sequence ATGAGGCGCCGCAGCCTGCTGCTGGGCGCCGCCACCGCCACCGGCGCCCTGGTGGTCGGCTGGGGCGCGCTGCCGCCGCGCAGCCGCCTCGGCAAGTCGGCCCGTCAACCCGCGGCCGACGGCACCATCGCGCTCAACGGCTGGCTGCGCATCGCGCCCGACGGCCTGGTGCACCTCGTGATGCCGCGCAGCGAGATGGGGCAGGGCATCCACACCGCGCTGTCGATGCTGGTGGCCGAGGAACTCGACGTGCCGCTGTCGATGGTGCGGCTCGACCCCGCCGGCCCCGACCGCATCCATGGCAACGTCGCGCTGCTCGTCGCGTCGCTGCCGCTGCATCCGTCGTCGGTGGACACCGAGGCGCCCGACCTCACCGTGCGCGGCAGCCGCTGGATCGTCAGCAAGCTCGGCACCGAGCTGGGCCTCGTCGTCACTGGCGGCTCGTCGAGCGTGGCCGACGCGTGGGACGTGCTGCGCCTGGCCGCGGCCACCGCCCGCGCGCAGCTGCTGGGTGCGGCATCGCTGCAATGGAAGCTCCCGGTCGACGACCTCGAGATCGAGCGCGGCATCATCAGCCACGGTTCGGGCCCGGCGGCGCACTTCGGCGAGTTCGCGCGGGCGGCGGCCGCCACGCCGGCCACGGGGGTGACGCTGAAGCCGCGCAAGAACTGGTCGCTCATCGGCACATCCGCGCCCCGCACGGACCTGCCCTCGAAGGTCGACGGCTCCGCCGTGTTCGGCCTCGACGTGCGCCTGCCCGGCATGGTGTACGCCGCCGTGCAGCACGCCCCCATGCTCGACGGTTCGCCGGGCCGCCTGGACACCGCCGCCGCGCTGCGCGCGCCCGGGGTCGAGCGGGTCGTGCGGCTGGGCCGCTACGCCGGCTCGCACGAGGCGGTCGCCGTGGTCGGGCGCAGCTTCTGGCACGCCCGCCGCGGGCTGCAGGCGCTCGACACCGAATGGCGCGCGCCGCCTGCAGCCGGTCCCGACACCACCCGCATCATGGCCACGCTGGAGCAGCAGGCCCGCGACGGCGGCGGCTTCACGTTCCACCGCCGGGGCGACGCCGCCGCGGCCCACGCGGCCGCCCTGAAGCGCCTCGAGGCGGTCTACAGCGCGCCGTACCTCGCCCATGCGGCCATGGAACCCATCAACTGCACGGCCCGCGTGGCCGACGGCCGGGTCGAGGTCTGGGCGCCCACGCAGTTCCCCACCGCCGCGCGTGCGGTGGCGGCGCGGGTCGCCGGTGTGGCGGAGGAGGCGGTCACGCTCCACGTCACGTACCTCGGCGGCGGATTCGGTCGCCGGCTCGACGTCGACTTCGTGGGCCAGGCCGTGCGCGTGGCCGTCGAGACCAACGGCCGCCCCGTGCAGCTCACGTGGCCGCGCGAGGAGGACATCACCCACGACTTCTACCGCCCCGCCGCCGTGGCGGTGCTGCGCGGCGGGCTCGATGCCGACGGCCAGGTGGCCGCGTTGAGCATCACGAGCGCCGGCGACGCCATCACGCCGCGCTGGCTCGGCCGCACGGTGCCCGCGCTGGCGCTGGCCGACACCCCCGACCGCAGCAACAGTGAGGGCCTGTTCGACCTGCCGTACGGCATCGGCCACCAGCACATGGCCCACGTCGCCACGTTCAGCGGCGTGCCGGTGGGCTACTGGCGGTCGGTCGGGCATTCGCACAACGCCTTCTTCTCCGAAGGGTTCGTCGACGAACTGGCCCATGCCGCCGGGCGCGATCCGCTGGCCTTCCGCCTGGCCCTGCTCGAGCACGCGCCGCGCCACGCGGCCGTGCTGAAGCTCGCCGCCGAGAAGGCCGGGTGGGGCACGCCGCTGCCCGCCGGCCGCGCGCGCGGCGTGGCGCTGCACGAGAGTTTCGGCAGCATCGTGGCGCAGGTGGTCGAGGTGGTGCTGGCCGACGGCAAGCCGCGGGCCACCCGCGTGGTGTGCGCGGCCGACGTGGGCACCGTGGTGAACCCCGGCATCGTCGCGCAGCAGATGGAAGGGGCCATCGTCTTCGGCCTGTGCGCCGCGCTGCACCAGCGCATCGACATCGAGGGCGGGGTGGTGAAGCAGACCAACTTCCACGACTACCGGCTGCTGACGCTCGCCGAGAGCCCGCGCATCGAGACCTGGCTCGTGGCGAGCGAACGCGCGCCGGGCGGTGTCGGTGAACCCGGGGTGCCGCCGGTCGCGCCGGCGGTCGCCAACGCGCTGTTCGCCCTCACGGGCCGGCGCCTGCGGAGCCTGCCGCTCGTGGCGTAG
- a CDS encoding hemerythrin domain-containing protein: MQAMQWSAALALDLPEMDHTHQEFAELLAAVQRAPDATITAAWTDLIAHTAQHFAQEDRWMRDTRFASSNCHSTQHEVVLRVMHEGELAGQAGAHGVVRRMAEELATWFTQHTQTMDAALALHLRRVGYDLSTGEVLVPSALPRSEIRGCGSAECAPVDALAAT, translated from the coding sequence ATGCAAGCGATGCAATGGTCGGCCGCGCTGGCCCTCGACCTGCCCGAGATGGATCACACGCACCAGGAGTTCGCCGAACTCCTGGCGGCGGTCCAGCGGGCCCCCGACGCCACGATCACGGCCGCCTGGACCGACCTGATCGCCCACACGGCCCAGCACTTCGCGCAGGAGGACCGCTGGATGCGGGACACCCGCTTCGCGTCGAGCAACTGCCATTCGACACAGCACGAGGTGGTGCTGCGCGTGATGCACGAGGGCGAACTCGCCGGCCAGGCCGGCGCGCACGGCGTGGTGCGGCGCATGGCCGAGGAACTGGCGACCTGGTTCACGCAGCACACGCAGACGATGGACGCCGCGCTCGCGCTGCACCTTCGCCGCGTGGGCTACGACCTGTCGACGGGCGAGGTGCTGGTGCCCTCGGCGCTGCCGCGCTCGGAGATCCGCGGCTGCGGCTCGGCCGAATGCGCCCCCGTGGACGCGCTGGCCGCCACCTGA
- a CDS encoding 4-hydroxy-tetrahydrodipicolinate synthase family protein, protein MQHTFSGIWVPLVTPFAADGRVDTPRLAALARHLAFAGIRGFVVCGTTGEPATLDDQEKAKVLDTVAAACPGVPLVMGVGGIAPREVAAQCRRWAEAQELAGFLVAPPAYVRPSQRGLVDFFAEVAATAPKPLVVYDIPYRTGVEMTLPTLRVIAQLPNVAALKDCGGDARKTQALIADGRLAVLAGDDHQIFTTLCQGGRGAIAASAHLHPRAFVALHEAVAAGRWLDARRLHHGLAPMIAAAFAEPSPGPLKGMLARLGQLEPGVRAPMTPAGPDALRQLQAAHQAAADLVPV, encoded by the coding sequence ATGCAACACACTTTTTCGGGCATCTGGGTGCCGCTCGTCACCCCGTTCGCGGCCGACGGCCGCGTCGACACGCCGCGGCTCGCCGCGCTGGCCCGCCACCTCGCGTTCGCCGGCATCCGCGGCTTCGTCGTGTGCGGCACCACCGGCGAGCCGGCCACGCTCGACGACCAGGAGAAGGCGAAGGTGCTCGACACCGTCGCCGCGGCCTGCCCCGGCGTGCCGCTGGTGATGGGCGTGGGTGGCATCGCGCCGCGCGAGGTGGCGGCCCAGTGCCGGCGCTGGGCCGAGGCGCAGGAGCTCGCGGGCTTCCTCGTGGCCCCGCCCGCCTACGTGCGCCCGTCGCAGCGCGGGCTCGTGGACTTCTTCGCCGAGGTGGCCGCCACCGCACCGAAGCCGCTCGTGGTCTACGACATCCCGTACCGCACGGGTGTGGAGATGACCCTCCCGACGCTGCGCGTGATCGCCCAGCTGCCGAACGTGGCCGCGCTGAAGGACTGCGGCGGCGACGCGCGCAAGACGCAGGCGCTGATCGCGGACGGGCGCCTGGCCGTCCTCGCGGGCGACGACCACCAGATCTTCACCACGCTGTGCCAGGGCGGACGCGGCGCCATCGCGGCCAGCGCCCACCTGCACCCGCGCGCGTTCGTCGCGCTGCACGAGGCGGTGGCGGCCGGCCGCTGGCTCGACGCACGCAGGCTGCACCACGGCCTCGCACCGATGATCGCCGCGGCCTTCGCGGAACCCAGCCCGGGGCCGCTCAAGGGCATGCTGGCCCGGCTCGGCCAGCTGGAGCCGGGCGTGCGCGCGCCGATGACCCCGGCCGGTCCGGATGCGCTGCGCCAGTTGCAGGCCGCCCACCAGGCCGCCGCGGATCTGGTGCCGGTCTGA
- a CDS encoding (2Fe-2S)-binding protein gives MNLHLNGHARPLPDDAVDADMPVLWVLREVLDLTGTKYGCGIAACGACTVHVDGQAVRSCVTPLSAVQGKAVRTIEGLGAPGHPHPLQQAWLAHQVPQCGYCQSGMLMAAAALLSRNRDPSDADIDAAITNLCRCGTYPRIREAIKTAARQLRAGAAR, from the coding sequence ATGAACCTCCACCTGAACGGACACGCCCGCCCGCTGCCTGACGATGCCGTCGACGCCGACATGCCCGTGCTGTGGGTGCTGCGCGAGGTGCTGGACCTGACGGGCACGAAGTACGGTTGCGGCATCGCCGCCTGCGGCGCCTGCACCGTCCACGTCGACGGGCAGGCCGTGCGCTCGTGTGTCACGCCGCTGTCGGCCGTGCAGGGCAAGGCCGTGCGCACCATCGAAGGCCTCGGGGCGCCCGGGCATCCCCACCCGCTGCAGCAGGCTTGGCTCGCGCACCAGGTGCCCCAGTGCGGCTACTGCCAGAGCGGCATGCTGATGGCCGCGGCCGCGCTGCTCTCGCGCAACCGCGACCCGAGCGACGCCGACATCGACGCGGCCATCACCAACCTCTGCCGCTGCGGCACCTACCCGCGCATCCGCGAGGCCATCAAGACCGCCGCGCGGCAGCTGCGCGCGGGGGCCGCCCGATGA
- a CDS encoding CHASE2 domain-containing protein, translating into MTLPPLRRAWPPLVALLAAVLVAVVPGFRGTSDALEDTVRRLAARDSAFEGVLVVDIDDVSLHSLQERLGPWPYRRDIHALLLDYLRDAGARAVAFDVVFDEARDGDALLAQSIAKRPDVVLGMAGLRQELDHRAVPAPLRERHALGPAGGEGAVRWAAMTWPTPTLLVALSPPGALGMISTPLEADRRLRKVPLLHDAEGYRLPSLPLALFLMQAGPPAGVTSSPGTVAVGDHRWPVDRDGRASVLLPANATQVPTLAYRSVIEAALGERVDQDLREAIAGRTVFVGSSAFLGDEVLTPHGVLPGTAVLANVHDAMARGEVAGTAPWPGLAGLVALALLPLFAGLVPGRPLNGWRLAACLAVPLLIAFTAFAALRWLRVEVSMLPALVAWAVLMALHAARHARVMSLANRRLAEDRRIAEAANAAKSEFLANVSHELRTPLNAVLGMAEVLLHTPLTEEQRRYVTIFQQSGESLTALIDDLLDLSKIEANRLQVEALPFSLRQLAGDVMALLGSRARNKDVVLEHHVDADVADAVTGDARRLTQVLVNLLGNAVKFTHEGRVHLRVTRGEGQRVVFEVSDTGIGIAAAKLPMIFEPFVQADPGMARRYGGTGLGLAITRRLVELMGGHIDVRSMPGLGSTFVFDILLPPAPAEAGPVAAAPEAQPADGVAILLAEDNDVNITVVEAMLQRTPHTIHVAGNGEVALSMFRQRSYGLVLMDIQMPGMDGLTATRELRRFESDTGIARTAVVALTANAFAEDEAASHAAGCDGHLVKPLARQRLLEVIAAHGRPGPARERAT; encoded by the coding sequence ATGACCCTTCCGCCCCTGCGCCGCGCCTGGCCGCCCCTCGTGGCGCTGCTGGCCGCCGTGCTCGTGGCCGTGGTGCCGGGCTTCCGCGGCACGTCCGACGCGCTCGAAGACACCGTGCGCCGCCTGGCGGCCCGCGACAGCGCCTTCGAGGGCGTGCTGGTCGTCGACATCGACGACGTGTCCCTCCACAGCCTGCAGGAACGCCTGGGCCCCTGGCCGTACCGTCGCGACATCCACGCGCTGCTGCTCGACTACCTCCGCGACGCTGGCGCGCGGGCGGTCGCGTTCGACGTGGTGTTCGACGAGGCGCGCGACGGCGACGCGCTGCTGGCGCAGTCGATCGCGAAGCGGCCGGACGTCGTGCTGGGCATGGCAGGGCTGCGGCAGGAGCTGGACCACCGGGCCGTGCCGGCGCCGCTGCGCGAGCGTCACGCGCTCGGGCCCGCCGGCGGCGAGGGCGCGGTGCGCTGGGCCGCGATGACCTGGCCGACGCCCACGCTGCTGGTCGCCCTGTCGCCGCCCGGTGCCCTCGGCATGATCTCCACGCCGCTGGAGGCGGACCGGCGCCTGCGCAAGGTGCCGCTGCTGCACGATGCCGAGGGGTACCGCCTGCCGTCGCTGCCGCTCGCGCTGTTCCTGATGCAGGCGGGGCCGCCGGCCGGGGTGACGTCGTCGCCCGGCACCGTCGCGGTCGGCGACCACCGGTGGCCGGTGGACCGCGACGGACGCGCCAGCGTGCTGCTGCCGGCCAACGCGACGCAGGTGCCCACGCTCGCGTACCGGTCCGTCATCGAGGCCGCCCTCGGCGAACGGGTGGACCAGGACCTGCGCGAGGCCATCGCCGGCCGCACCGTGTTCGTCGGCAGTTCGGCCTTCCTCGGCGACGAGGTGCTGACGCCTCACGGTGTGCTGCCCGGCACCGCCGTGCTCGCGAACGTGCACGACGCGATGGCCCGGGGCGAGGTGGCCGGCACCGCGCCATGGCCCGGCCTCGCCGGCCTGGTGGCGCTGGCCCTGCTGCCGCTGTTCGCGGGGCTCGTGCCCGGCCGGCCGCTGAACGGGTGGCGGCTCGCGGCGTGCCTCGCGGTTCCCCTGCTCATCGCATTCACCGCCTTCGCGGCGCTGCGCTGGCTGCGCGTGGAGGTGTCGATGCTGCCGGCGCTCGTCGCGTGGGCCGTGCTGATGGCGCTGCATGCCGCGCGCCACGCACGGGTGATGTCGCTCGCGAACCGCCGCCTCGCGGAGGACCGCCGCATCGCCGAGGCCGCCAACGCCGCGAAGAGCGAGTTCCTCGCGAACGTCAGCCACGAACTGCGCACGCCCCTCAACGCGGTGCTGGGCATGGCCGAGGTGCTGCTGCACACGCCGCTCACCGAGGAGCAGCGCCGCTACGTGACGATCTTCCAGCAGTCCGGCGAATCGCTCACCGCGCTGATCGACGACCTGCTGGACCTCTCGAAGATCGAGGCCAACCGCCTGCAGGTCGAGGCGCTGCCGTTTTCGCTGCGGCAACTCGCCGGCGACGTGATGGCGCTGCTGGGGTCGCGGGCCCGGAACAAGGACGTGGTGCTCGAGCACCATGTCGATGCCGACGTGGCGGACGCCGTGACGGGCGATGCGCGGCGCCTCACGCAGGTGCTCGTGAACCTGCTGGGCAACGCGGTGAAGTTCACCCACGAGGGACGGGTGCACCTGCGGGTGACCCGCGGCGAGGGGCAGCGCGTGGTGTTCGAGGTGAGCGACACCGGCATCGGCATCGCGGCGGCGAAGCTGCCGATGATCTTCGAGCCCTTCGTGCAGGCGGACCCCGGCATGGCGCGGCGCTACGGCGGCACGGGGCTCGGTCTCGCGATCACGCGGCGCCTCGTCGAGCTGATGGGCGGGCACATCGACGTGCGCAGCATGCCGGGCCTCGGCTCCACGTTCGTGTTCGACATCCTGCTGCCGCCGGCGCCCGCCGAGGCCGGCCCCGTGGCCGCGGCGCCGGAGGCGCAGCCGGCCGATGGCGTGGCCATCCTGCTGGCCGAGGACAACGACGTGAACATCACGGTCGTCGAGGCGATGCTGCAGCGCACGCCGCACACCATCCACGTCGCGGGCAACGGCGAGGTCGCGCTGAGCATGTTCCGCCAGCGCAGCTATGGCCTCGTGCTGATGGACATCCAGATGCCCGGCATGGATGGGCTCACCGCCACGCGGGAACTGCGCCGCTTCGAGTCGGACACGGGCATCGCCCGCACCGCGGTGGTGGCCCTGACCGCCAACGCGTTCGCGGAGGACGAGGCGGCGAGCCACGCGGCGGGGTGCGACGGGCACCTCGTGAAGCCGCTCGCGCGGCAGCGCCTGCTGGAGGTGATCGCGGCCCACGGCCGGCCGGGGCCGGCGCGGGAGCGGGCGACCTGA
- a CDS encoding porin, protein MSRSLRAVAFAAATLCASAGAFAQSSVTLYGLMDAGVRSYQTAGTDKNKEVSSGDMTTSFLGFKGAEDLGGGLSAIFTFEHFFRPDVGQAGRFNGDGFWTRSAYVGLKSEYGAVTFGRNTTPFFVSTLVFNAFGDSFSYSPSILHYFQAGGALVGDSGWSNSVAYKSPSFGGASVNLLANLDENGAGQKGNNFGGNVLYFSGMFSGTVAYQNVKNATGGLAAGLDNQESWQLGGAADFKVVKVFAQYGQVKNEGVAELKNKIFQVGASAPIGNGKVLFAYGQAEAETAATEVTRKTTSVGYDYNLSKRTDVYAVYMNDKKTNLSSGNSYGAGIRLTY, encoded by the coding sequence ATGAGCCGTTCCCTCCGCGCCGTTGCCTTCGCTGCGGCCACCCTGTGCGCCAGCGCCGGCGCGTTCGCCCAATCCAGCGTCACCCTGTACGGCCTGATGGACGCCGGCGTGCGGTCGTACCAGACCGCGGGCACGGACAAGAACAAGGAAGTGTCGAGCGGCGACATGACCACCAGCTTCCTCGGCTTCAAGGGTGCCGAGGACCTGGGTGGCGGCCTGAGCGCCATCTTCACGTTCGAGCACTTCTTCCGCCCCGACGTGGGCCAGGCCGGCCGCTTCAACGGCGATGGCTTCTGGACGCGCAGCGCCTACGTGGGCCTCAAGAGCGAGTACGGCGCCGTCACGTTCGGCCGCAACACCACGCCGTTCTTCGTGTCGACGCTGGTCTTCAACGCGTTCGGCGATTCGTTCAGCTACTCGCCGAGCATCCTGCACTACTTCCAGGCCGGCGGCGCGCTGGTGGGCGACTCCGGCTGGAGCAACTCGGTGGCCTACAAGAGCCCGAGCTTCGGCGGCGCAAGCGTGAACCTGCTGGCCAACCTCGATGAAAACGGCGCGGGCCAGAAGGGCAACAACTTCGGCGGCAACGTGTTGTACTTCAGCGGCATGTTCTCGGGCACGGTCGCCTACCAGAACGTCAAGAACGCCACCGGTGGCCTGGCCGCGGGCCTGGACAACCAGGAATCGTGGCAGCTCGGCGGCGCGGCCGACTTCAAGGTCGTGAAGGTCTTCGCCCAGTACGGGCAGGTCAAGAACGAAGGCGTGGCCGAACTGAAGAACAAGATCTTCCAGGTCGGCGCGAGCGCGCCGATCGGCAACGGCAAGGTGCTGTTCGCCTACGGCCAGGCCGAGGCGGAGACCGCCGCCACCGAAGTGACCCGCAAGACGACCTCGGTCGGCTACGACTACAACCTGTCGAAGCGCACCGACGTCTACGCCGTCTACATGAACGACAAGAAGACCAATCTGAGCAGCGGCAACAGCTACGGTGCCGGCATCCGCCTCACCTACTGA
- a CDS encoding FecR family protein yields the protein MGRRTTRGWIRTACAFACLATAAARAEPAAPDEWHYRIAPGDTLIGLGRLYLDGPLRWREVQALNRIKDPYRLVPGSVVRLPLGWVSHQVAMAEAVFVRGDASVQREGEATPRPLAAGAALRTGDLLRTGADASATVRFADGSRLMVVPGTTLKVGRLLSIGKPAVPDISVQLIEGTSELRVPPTSAPTRRFEVRTPAVNLGVRGTEFRAGVDPAGERSRLEVLEGRVAADGEKASVSVPAGRGLVATPGGALAAPRPLPPAPDLSGLPARLERLPLRLGWPAIPGAVAYRAQVFAPNAPDQLLLDATPTAPEARWADLPDGRYVLRVRGRDADGLEGRDGDRPFELKARPDAPFTLAPVPDAKAYGDAVTLTWAQVEPAERYHVQVAADATFAQPLFDREDVSTPKVAVPLPPGPYHWRVASIAAGNDRGPFGDPVRFEQRAMPASPALEAPQVSPDGLQVRWGQLLPGQTAHFQVAEDPGFTVLVDDRRTTEQPAAVATPAPGTYYLRARTIDADGFEGPFGAAQRVEVPRSNWWLLMPAVMMIFLL from the coding sequence ATGGGACGCAGAACCACGAGGGGGTGGATCCGCACGGCGTGCGCGTTCGCCTGCCTGGCCACGGCCGCGGCGCGCGCCGAACCGGCGGCTCCGGACGAATGGCACTACCGCATCGCCCCCGGTGACACGCTGATCGGGCTCGGCCGCCTGTACCTCGACGGACCGCTGCGCTGGCGCGAGGTCCAGGCCCTCAACCGCATCAAGGATCCCTACCGCCTCGTGCCCGGGTCCGTGGTGCGCCTGCCCCTGGGCTGGGTGAGCCATCAGGTGGCCATGGCCGAGGCCGTGTTCGTGCGGGGCGACGCGTCGGTGCAGCGGGAGGGCGAGGCCACGCCCCGGCCGCTGGCCGCCGGCGCCGCGCTTCGCACCGGCGACCTGCTGCGCACCGGCGCCGACGCCTCCGCCACGGTGCGTTTCGCCGACGGATCGCGCCTGATGGTCGTGCCGGGCACCACGCTGAAGGTCGGTCGCCTCCTCAGCATCGGGAAACCCGCCGTGCCGGACATCTCCGTGCAGTTGATCGAGGGCACTTCGGAGCTGAGGGTGCCGCCCACCAGCGCGCCCACGCGCCGCTTCGAGGTGCGCACCCCCGCCGTCAACCTCGGCGTGCGGGGCACCGAGTTCCGTGCGGGGGTCGATCCCGCCGGAGAACGCAGCCGCCTCGAGGTGCTCGAAGGCCGCGTGGCCGCGGACGGCGAGAAGGCCAGCGTGTCGGTGCCCGCGGGCCGCGGCCTGGTGGCCACGCCGGGCGGGGCCCTCGCGGCGCCCCGGCCGTTGCCGCCGGCGCCCGATCTGTCCGGCCTGCCGGCCCGCCTCGAACGCCTGCCGCTGCGCCTGGGCTGGCCCGCCATTCCCGGTGCCGTGGCCTACCGCGCCCAGGTGTTCGCGCCGAACGCGCCGGACCAGCTGCTGCTCGACGCCACCCCCACCGCGCCGGAAGCCCGGTGGGCCGACCTGCCCGACGGCCGCTACGTGCTGCGCGTGCGCGGGCGCGACGCCGACGGCCTCGAAGGCCGCGACGGCGACCGCCCCTTCGAGCTGAAGGCCCGGCCCGACGCGCCTTTCACGCTCGCGCCGGTGCCGGACGCCAAGGCGTACGGCGATGCCGTCACGCTGACCTGGGCCCAGGTCGAGCCGGCCGAGCGGTACCACGTGCAGGTGGCTGCCGATGCCACCTTCGCGCAGCCGCTCTTCGACCGGGAGGACGTGTCCACGCCGAAGGTGGCGGTGCCGCTGCCGCCCGGCCCGTACCACTGGCGGGTGGCCAGCATCGCCGCGGGCAACGACCGCGGCCCCTTCGGTGATCCCGTGCGTTTCGAGCAGCGGGCCATGCCGGCGTCTCCGGCGCTCGAGGCGCCGCAGGTCTCGCCGGACGGCCTCCAGGTGCGCTGGGGCCAGTTGCTGCCGGGGCAGACGGCCCACTTCCAGGTCGCCGAGGACCCCGGCTTCACGGTGCTGGTGGACGATCGGCGCACGACCGAGCAGCCCGCGGCGGTGGCCACGCCCGCGCCGGGCACCTACTACCTGCGCGCGCGCACGATCGACGCCGACGGCTTCGAAGGCCCGTTCGGCGCGGCGCAGCGGGTCGAGGTGCCGCGCTCGAACTGGTGGCTGCTGATGCCGGCCGTGATGATGATCTTCCTGCTCTGA